In the genome of Pelagibacterium nitratireducens, one region contains:
- the ligA gene encoding NAD-dependent DNA ligase LigA: MVRSADISYNFGGEKLSDAEFDTLKDLLVALYDIDPEKARDEYSEVGGRLEVGFAKVRHAVPMLSLDNAFDDADVADFVQRGRKFFERDKGLELAFTAEPKIDGLSASLRYENGVFVRGATRGDGTEGEDITENLKTIADIPKRLSGSGWPDVLEVRGEVYMTHADFAALKKRSAEEGGQDYVNPRNTAAGSLRQKDPSVTAKRNLKFFAYAWGQVSAPIADTQYDAVQRLGEWGFIINPLMVRTTSVEELLGHYRSIEQQRATLGYDIDGVVYKLDRLDLQQRWGFVARAPRWAIAHKFPAEQATTILHKIDIQVGRTGTLTPVARLQPVTVGGVVVENATLHNEDYIAGRDSFGATIRDGYDIREGDTVIVQRAGDVIPQIVAVVPDKRPAGSQPFEFPHVCPECNSDAVREVNPKTGKLDARRRCTGELICPAQAVENLKHFVSRNALDIDGLGDKQIAAFHAEGRIKEPADIFRLAENDAKGLKKLKDQEGWGETSAKKLFAAIDARREPDLDRFIFALGIRHVGESTAALFAKTFSNFEAFREMAFRAGKGDEEAYDTLLGIDGVGDTVVQSVTGFFANERNEKAIDALLAEVKPKDYVVNISADSVVAGKTVVFTGSLERMSRTEAKAMAERLGAKVSGSVSAKTDLVVAGPGAGSKLKQAESLGVEVISEDEWFERVAQA; this comes from the coding sequence ATAGTCAGAAGTGCGGACATATCGTACAATTTTGGAGGTGAGAAATTATCTGATGCAGAGTTTGATACACTAAAAGATTTGCTTGTTGCGCTTTATGACATTGATCCCGAAAAAGCTCGAGATGAATATTCTGAAGTAGGCGGTAGGCTGGAAGTCGGCTTTGCCAAGGTGCGACACGCGGTGCCTATGTTAAGTCTCGACAATGCGTTCGACGATGCGGACGTTGCAGATTTCGTCCAGCGCGGGCGAAAATTCTTCGAGCGCGACAAGGGACTGGAACTGGCCTTTACCGCCGAACCCAAGATCGACGGACTGTCGGCCTCGCTACGCTATGAGAACGGTGTTTTCGTGCGCGGGGCGACGCGGGGCGACGGGACCGAGGGCGAGGACATAACCGAAAACCTCAAGACCATTGCCGATATCCCCAAAAGGCTTTCGGGCTCGGGGTGGCCCGACGTGCTCGAGGTGCGCGGCGAGGTCTATATGACCCATGCCGATTTCGCGGCCCTCAAGAAGCGCTCGGCCGAAGAAGGCGGACAGGATTACGTCAATCCGCGCAACACAGCGGCCGGGTCGCTGCGCCAGAAGGATCCTTCGGTAACCGCCAAACGGAATTTGAAATTTTTCGCCTATGCCTGGGGGCAGGTGAGCGCGCCGATTGCCGACACGCAGTATGATGCGGTGCAAAGGCTCGGAGAGTGGGGCTTTATCATCAATCCACTGATGGTGCGGACGACGAGCGTTGAGGAATTGCTTGGCCATTACCGGTCGATCGAGCAGCAGCGCGCCACACTGGGCTATGACATTGACGGGGTCGTATACAAGCTCGACAGGCTCGACCTGCAGCAGCGCTGGGGGTTCGTGGCGCGGGCGCCGCGCTGGGCGATCGCGCACAAATTTCCGGCCGAACAGGCGACCACGATCCTGCACAAGATTGACATTCAGGTGGGGCGTACGGGGACGCTGACGCCGGTGGCACGGTTGCAGCCTGTGACCGTGGGTGGGGTGGTCGTGGAAAACGCGACGCTGCACAATGAAGACTATATCGCGGGGCGCGATAGCTTCGGGGCGACAATCCGCGATGGCTACGATATCCGCGAGGGCGATACGGTGATCGTGCAGCGGGCGGGGGACGTGATCCCCCAGATCGTGGCTGTGGTGCCCGACAAGCGCCCGGCGGGATCACAGCCGTTCGAATTTCCCCATGTCTGTCCCGAATGCAATTCCGACGCGGTGCGGGAGGTCAATCCCAAGACCGGTAAGCTCGATGCGCGGCGGCGGTGTACCGGGGAGCTGATCTGTCCGGCGCAGGCCGTGGAGAACCTCAAACACTTCGTTTCCCGCAATGCGCTCGACATCGACGGGTTGGGCGACAAGCAGATCGCGGCGTTTCACGCGGAGGGCCGGATAAAGGAACCGGCCGATATCTTCAGGCTGGCCGAGAACGACGCCAAGGGTCTGAAAAAACTCAAGGATCAGGAGGGGTGGGGCGAGACTTCGGCCAAAAAGCTCTTTGCGGCCATCGACGCGCGGCGCGAGCCCGATCTGGACCGATTCATCTTCGCGCTCGGCATTCGACATGTGGGCGAATCGACGGCGGCGCTTTTTGCCAAGACGTTTTCGAATTTCGAAGCGTTTCGGGAAATGGCGTTTCGCGCCGGAAAGGGAGACGAGGAGGCCTATGACACGTTGCTGGGCATCGATGGCGTGGGCGACACTGTGGTGCAATCCGTGACCGGCTTTTTTGCCAATGAGCGCAACGAGAAGGCCATCGACGCGCTCCTCGCCGAGGTGAAGCCGAAGGACTATGTGGTCAACATTTCCGCTGACAGCGTGGTGGCGGGCAAGACGGTTGTGTTTACCGGCAGTTTGGAGCGCATGTCGCGCACAGAGGCCAAGGCGATGGCCGAGCGGCTGGGCGCCAAGGTTTCGGGTTCGGTTTCGGCCAAGACCGACCTCGTTGTGGCCGGGCCAGGGGCGGGCAGCAAGCTCAAACAGGCCGAAAGCCTGGGGGTCGAGGTGATCTCGGAAGACGAGTGGTTCGAAAGGGTGGCGCAGGCATGA
- a CDS encoding Gfa-like protein, whose product MTEVHKLSCHCGDIELEVSYALGRLLECNCSSCARSGFLHWKVPVEAVRLLTQKRRLSVYLWRDVDGGHHFCPTCGTAVFRTGYRDRISVNARCLVGVDVFTLDVERWDGRSEMPPGPTM is encoded by the coding sequence ATGACAGAGGTCCACAAGCTTTCCTGCCATTGCGGGGATATCGAACTTGAAGTGTCCTATGCGCTGGGACGGCTTTTGGAATGCAATTGTTCGAGCTGCGCGCGGTCGGGTTTCCTTCACTGGAAGGTGCCGGTGGAAGCGGTACGCCTTTTGACCCAGAAGCGCAGGCTTTCGGTTTATCTGTGGCGTGACGTGGATGGCGGGCACCATTTTTGCCCGACCTGCGGTACGGCGGTTTTTCGGACCGGTTATCGGGACAGGATATCGGTCAATGCGCGGTGCCTGGTGGGCGTGGACGTCTTTACGCTCGATGTGGAGCGCTGGGACGGCCGCAGCGAAATGCCGCCGGGCCCGACCATGTGA
- a CDS encoding aminopeptidase P family protein has protein sequence MQDYAAIPDARFQTFDEKSDPAQVAPRLATLRSTLAGLNIDGFLIPRTDVHQGEYVPDCDARLAYLTGFTGSAGMAVVTTDLAALFVDSRYTLQAPAQTDTALVSIHDTTSTSPGDWMAQNLPSGSRIGFDPWLHTPGRLASIREPMERAGIELIPVANPVDTIWADRPAPPQGPLEVLGDNRTGKSTTEKLAELRAAMAKEDAGAVVLTLPESLCWLFNIRGRDVPHNPFVLGFAIVPADGSPTVFLAENKLTEENRSALSGTAELVGKDGFEAALADLAKQGRAVWFDPETAPVQVKSVLSNGARLIEKRDPVLLPKARKNEVELAGMREAHKLDGIALAKFLAWFDEAAPRGGLTEIDIVKMLEAYRREEQTAVDVSFETISGSGPNGAIVHYRVSEKTNRTLSPGELMLVDSGAQYLSGTTDITRTMATGPITAQQKDHFTRVLKGMIAISRARFPKGTNGAQIDILARQFLWQVGLTFNHGTGHGVGAFLSVHEGPAGISPRYTVPFEPGMVLSNEPGYYLEGQYGIRIENLVIVQESEVAPGYLDFETLTLAPIDRRLIATDMLEAAERDWLDAYHARVAREIGPHLDESTRRWLDQATAPL, from the coding sequence ATGCAAGACTACGCCGCCATCCCAGACGCCAGGTTCCAGACCTTCGACGAGAAATCGGACCCCGCCCAGGTCGCCCCGCGCCTCGCTACTCTCCGATCCACCCTCGCAGGCCTGAACATCGACGGATTTCTGATCCCGCGCACCGACGTGCACCAGGGCGAATATGTCCCCGATTGCGATGCGCGCCTTGCCTACCTCACCGGCTTCACCGGCTCGGCGGGCATGGCCGTGGTGACGACCGATCTCGCCGCGCTGTTCGTGGACAGCCGCTATACGCTCCAGGCCCCTGCCCAGACCGACACGGCGCTGGTCTCTATTCACGACACCACATCGACAAGTCCCGGCGACTGGATGGCCCAGAACCTCCCATCGGGCTCCCGCATCGGGTTCGACCCCTGGCTGCACACGCCGGGCCGCCTGGCCTCGATCCGAGAGCCAATGGAAAGGGCGGGCATCGAACTGATCCCCGTCGCCAACCCCGTCGATACGATCTGGGCCGATCGCCCGGCACCCCCGCAGGGCCCGCTCGAAGTGCTGGGCGACAACCGCACCGGCAAGTCGACCACAGAAAAGCTGGCCGAGCTGCGCGCCGCGATGGCCAAGGAAGACGCAGGCGCGGTCGTCCTGACCCTGCCGGAATCGCTATGCTGGCTGTTCAACATCCGGGGTCGCGACGTTCCCCACAATCCCTTCGTCCTCGGCTTTGCCATCGTGCCCGCCGATGGCTCCCCAACCGTGTTTCTCGCCGAAAACAAATTGACCGAAGAAAACCGCTCGGCCCTTTCCGGCACCGCCGAGCTTGTGGGCAAGGACGGATTTGAAGCCGCGCTTGCCGATCTGGCCAAACAGGGCCGCGCTGTGTGGTTCGATCCGGAAACCGCACCCGTTCAGGTCAAATCCGTTCTCTCGAATGGCGCCAGGCTGATCGAAAAACGCGATCCGGTGCTTTTGCCCAAGGCCAGAAAGAACGAAGTCGAACTGGCCGGCATGCGCGAGGCCCACAAGCTCGACGGCATCGCCTTGGCCAAATTTCTCGCCTGGTTCGATGAGGCAGCCCCGCGTGGCGGGCTGACCGAAATCGACATCGTCAAAATGCTTGAAGCCTACCGGCGCGAGGAACAGACCGCCGTCGATGTGAGCTTTGAAACCATTTCGGGCTCGGGCCCCAATGGCGCCATCGTCCACTACCGGGTTTCGGAAAAAACCAACCGCACCCTCAGTCCCGGCGAATTGATGCTCGTTGATTCCGGTGCCCAATATCTCTCGGGCACCACCGACATCACCCGCACCATGGCCACCGGTCCGATCACCGCCCAGCAAAAAGACCACTTCACGCGGGTCCTCAAAGGTATGATCGCCATCTCCCGCGCCCGGTTCCCGAAAGGCACAAACGGGGCGCAGATCGATATTCTCGCCCGCCAGTTTCTCTGGCAGGTCGGCCTTACCTTCAACCACGGCACGGGCCACGGGGTCGGCGCGTTCCTTTCGGTCCATGAAGGCCCTGCCGGCATTTCACCGCGTTACACCGTCCCGTTCGAACCGGGCATGGTCCTCTCCAACGAGCCGGGCTACTATCTCGAGGGGCAATACGGCATCCGCATCGAAAACCTTGTCATCGTGCAGGAAAGCGAGGTGGCTCCGGGCTATCTCGATTTCGAAACGCTCACCCTGGCACCGATCGACCGGCGCCTGATCGCCACAGACATGCTCGAAGCAGCAGAGCGCGACTGGCTTGACGCCTACCACGCCCGCGTTGCCCGCGAAATCGGACCCCATCTCGACGAGAGCACAAGACGTTGGCTGGATCAGGCCACCGCCCCGCTTTGA
- a CDS encoding 50S ribosomal protein L11 methyltransferase translates to MPQDQISTPLTKDQAYALVDAVMDRDDLALTASAHENEDTGEWVFQATCDSPPDLAAFEALAKEILGGDVGFAIDPIDENADWVSHSLEGLRPVTAGGFYVYGSHETGALPRGLIAIRIDAAQAFGTGHHETTTGCLEAIERVLKRKKPMRPIDVGTGTGILAIAVAKRRKLPVIASDIDPLAVRITQENARANGVSHMIVPVDAAGVDHTTIRGNAPYDLIIANILAGPLVELSPHIGRIADRGAAIILSGLLNTQAQRIIAAYNRQGMVLKDRIVRKDWTTLILEKA, encoded by the coding sequence ATGCCCCAGGATCAGATCTCCACCCCCCTCACAAAGGACCAGGCCTACGCCCTTGTCGACGCCGTGATGGACCGCGACGATCTGGCTCTCACCGCCTCGGCCCATGAGAATGAAGATACAGGCGAATGGGTATTTCAGGCCACCTGCGACAGCCCGCCCGATCTCGCCGCGTTCGAGGCTCTGGCCAAGGAAATTCTCGGCGGAGACGTCGGCTTTGCCATTGATCCAATTGATGAAAATGCCGACTGGGTGTCGCACTCGCTCGAGGGGCTGAGACCCGTTACCGCGGGCGGTTTCTATGTCTATGGCAGCCACGAAACCGGGGCCCTGCCGCGCGGTCTCATCGCCATCCGCATCGACGCCGCCCAGGCCTTCGGTACCGGCCACCACGAAACCACCACCGGCTGCCTCGAAGCCATCGAACGCGTCCTCAAGCGCAAGAAACCCATGCGCCCCATCGATGTCGGCACCGGCACCGGTATTCTGGCCATCGCCGTCGCCAAACGCCGCAAGCTCCCGGTCATCGCCTCCGACATCGACCCCCTCGCCGTCCGCATCACCCAGGAAAACGCCCGTGCCAACGGCGTTTCGCACATGATCGTCCCCGTCGATGCCGCCGGCGTGGACCACACGACAATCCGGGGCAACGCGCCCTACGATCTCATCATCGCCAATATCCTGGCTGGCCCGCTGGTGGAGCTTTCCCCCCATATCGGCCGCATCGCCGATCGTGGCGCCGCCATCATTCTCTCGGGCCTGCTCAACACCCAGGCCCAGCGCATCATCGCCGCCTATAACCGTCAGGGCATGGTGCTCAAGGACCGTATTGTCCGCAAGGACTGGACAACCTTGATCCTTGAAAAAGCATAA
- a CDS encoding putative quinol monooxygenase produces MYGLIGRMIATEGRREELMAILKASAGGRMPGCHSYIVARCKEHPDGIWVTEVWDSPESHTASLELTAVQDAIAQARPLIAGFDNRFETEPVGGIGL; encoded by the coding sequence ATGTATGGATTGATCGGACGGATGATCGCGACGGAGGGACGGCGCGAGGAGTTGATGGCCATTCTCAAGGCAAGCGCCGGCGGGCGCATGCCGGGGTGCCATAGCTATATCGTCGCGCGGTGCAAGGAGCATCCGGACGGGATCTGGGTGACTGAGGTGTGGGACAGTCCCGAGAGCCACACCGCGTCGCTGGAACTGACGGCGGTGCAGGATGCCATCGCCCAGGCGCGTCCGTTGATCGCGGGGTTCGACAACCGGTTCGAGACAGAGCCGGTGGGCGGTATCGGTCTTTAG